The Doryrhamphus excisus isolate RoL2022-K1 chromosome 18, RoL_Dexc_1.0, whole genome shotgun sequence genome contains a region encoding:
- the LOC131106101 gene encoding alkaline phosphatase-like isoform X2, which yields MKSKVQMLFIICCCFFAACLGRVNFPEEEKDPNFWRSMAQRTLQKALTLQQLNQNVAKNLILFIGDGMGVSTVTAARILKGQLSGHSGEETQLEMDKFPYMSLSKTYNTDIQVGESAAAATALLCGVKTNRGIVGLNAAAIRYQCNTSQGNEVTSIFKWAKDAGKSVGVVTTTRITGATPCATYAHTVERHWYSDSDMPEEALKGGCIDIARQLFENIPNIEVMMGGGRMYMYPKNTPDVEYPDMEQHNGTRNDGRNLIQEWVDKMKDKGGHYVWNKSQFLSLNPSRVNYLLGLFEPLDLMYEIERDTDNEPSLTEMVDMAIKILRKNPNGFYLLVEGGRIDQGHHRNKAQLALHDAVEMDRAVGRAGLLTSEFDTLTVVTADHSHVFNFGGYTYRGNDIFGDPNYRAQSAVPLKSDTHGGEDVAVYAKGPLAHLLHGVQEQSYLPYVMAYAACIGNNTAHCSDRNGTGV from the exons ATGAAGTCCAAAGTGCAGATGCTCTTCATcatctgctgctgtttttttgcagcATGTCTGGGTCGAGTTAACTTTCCTG AGGAAGAAAAGGATCCCAACTTCTGGAGATCAATGGCCCAGCGGACTCTTCAAAAAGCGCTGACTCTTCAACAGCTAAACCAGAACGTAGCGAAAAACCTCATTCTGTTCATAGGTGACG GGATGGGTGTTTCCACGGTGACAGCAGCTCGGATACTGAAGGGTCAGCTGAGCGGACATTCTGGGGAGGAAACCCAGCTGGAGATGGACAAGTTTCCTTATATGTCTTTGTCCAAG ACATACAACACGGATATACAGGTGGGCGAAAGCGCTGCCGCAGCCACGGCCCTTCTGTGTGGGGTCAAGACCAACCGGGGCATAGTGGGCTTGAATGCGGCTGCTATTCGCTACCAGTGCAACACCTCCCAGGGCAACGAGGTCACTTCCATCTTCAAGTGGGCCAAGGATGCAG GAAAGTCAGTGGGAGTAGTCACAACGACTCGCATCACTGGTGCCACACCTTGTGCCACCTATGCCCATACTGTGGAACGACACTGGTACTCGGACAGCGATATGCCAGAAGAGGCGCTGAAGGGTGGATGCATAGACATTGCCAGACAACTGtttgaaaatattccaaatattgaG GTTATGATGGGTGGCGGAAGGATGTACATGTACCCGAAAAACACGCCGGATGTCGAGTATCCCGACATGGAGCAACACAACGGCACACGGAATGATGGCCGGAACCTGATACAGGAATGGGTTGACAAAATGAAGGACAAA GGAGGCCATTATGTGTGGAACAAGTCGCAATTCTTATCACTCAACCCCAGCAGAGTCAATTACTTACTAG GTCTATTCGAACCTTTGGATCTCATGTACGAAATAGAGAGGGATACGGACAACGAGCCTTCACTCACAGAGATGGTGGACATGGCCATTAAGATCCTTAGGAAGAACCCTAATGGATTTTATCTGCTGGTAGAAG GAGGACGTATCGATCAGGGTCACCACCGAAACAAGGCTCAGTTGGCCCTGCACGATGCCGTGGAAATGGATCGAGCTGTCGGTCGAGCGGGTCTCCTGACCAGCGAATTTGATACATTGACCGTTGTCACTGCCGACCATTCGCACGTGTTCAACTTTGGAGGTTACACCTACAGAGGAAATGACATATTCG GTGACCCCAACTACCGGGCCCAGTCAGCCGTCCCTCTGAAGTCTGATACGCATGGCGGCGAAGATGTGGCCGTGTACGCTAAAGGTCCACTGGCTCACCTGCTGCATGGCGTCCAAGAGCAGAGCTACCTGCCATACGTTATGGCCTACGCCGCCTGCATCGGGAACAACACGGCACACTGCTCCGATCGGAATGGGACTGGGGTGTAA
- the alpl gene encoding alkaline phosphatase, tissue-nonspecific isozyme isoform X2: MKLKVQELLIICCCCPFVACVGQAKFPEQEKDPNFWRSWAQRTLQNALTLQQLNQNRAKNLILFLGDGMGIPTVTAARILKGQLSGQPGEETQLEMDKFPYVALSKTYNTNAQVADSAGTATAYLCGVKANEGTVGVSAAAVRSQCNTTQGNEVTSILKWAKDAGKSVGIVTTTRVNHATPSAAYAHCVDRDWYSDNEMPAEALQGGCKDIARQLFENIPNIDVIMGGGRKYMYPKNTPDVEYPDIGKYNGTRNDGRNLVQEWVDKMKDKRGHYVWNKSQLLSLNPSSVNYLLGLFEPADLMYDLERNADNEPSLTEMVDMAIKILRRNPNGFYLLVEGGRIDHGHHEGKAKMSLYDAVEMDRSIGRAGLLTSVFDTMTIVTADHSHVFNFGGYTHRGNSIFGLAPEVSDVDQKPYTAIAYGNGPGYKVVNGERENVSTVNYEEANYKAQSAVPLNYETHGGEDVAVFAKGPLAHLLHGVHEQNYIPHVMAYAACIGSNTAHCSSGTVAVRPVLSSIITMLAVTRLLC, from the exons ATGAAGTTGAAAGTGCAGGAGCTCCTCAtcatctgctgctgctgtccgTTTGTGGCGTGTGTGGGCCAAGCCAAGTTTCCTG AACAAGAAAAGGATCCTAACTTCTGGAGATCGTGGGCCCAGCGGACCCTGCAGAATGCACTGACTCTACAACAGCTAAACCAGAACAGAGCAAAGAACCTCATCCTGTTCCTCGGCGATG GGATGGGCATTCCCACGGTGACAGCCGCCAGGATACTGAAGGGTCAGCTGAGCGGACAACCTGGGGAGGAAACCCAGCTGGAGATGGACAAGTTCCCCTATGTGGCTTTGTCCAAG ACATACAACACCAATGCCCAGGTGGCCGACAGCGCCGGCACAGCCACGGCCTATCTGTGTGGAGTCAAGGCCAATGAGGGCACAGTGGGCGTGAGCGCGGCCGCTGTTCGATCCCAGTGCAACACCACCCAGGGCAACGAGGTCACTTCCATCCTCAAGTGGGCCAAGGATGCAG GAAAATCGGTGGGAATAGTGACAACGACTCGCGTCAACCACGCCACACCCAGCGCTGCTTACGCCCACTGCGTGGACAGAGACTGGTACTCTGACAACGAGATGCCAGCGGAGGCACTGCAGGGCGGCTGCAAAGACATTGCCAGACAATTGtttgaaaatattccaaacaTTGAC GTAATAATGGGTGGAGGAAGGAAGTACATGTACCCCAAAAACACACCGGACGTAGAGTACCCTGACATAGGGAAATACAACGGCACGCGGAACGATGGCCGGAACCTGGTGCAGGAGTGGGTTGACAAAATGAAGGACAAA AGAGGCCATTATGTGTGGAACAAGTCGCAGCTCTTATCACTCAACCCCAGCAGCGTCAATTACTTACTGG GTCTATTTGAGCCTGCGGATCTTATGTACGACTTGGAGAGGAACGCTGATAACGAGCCGTCACTCACAGAGATGGTGGACATGGCCATTAAGATCCTTAGGAGGAACCCCAATGGATTTTATCTGCTGGTAGAAG GAGGTCGTATTGACCATGGTCACCACGAGGGCAAGGCCAAGATGTCCTTGTACGATGCCGTGGAAATGGATCGGTCCATCGGCCGAGCGGGTCTCCTGACCAGTGTATTTGATACAATGACCATTGTCACTGCCGACCATTCGCATGTGTTCAACTTTGGAGGTTACACGCACAGAGGAAACAGCATTTTCG GCTTAGCCCCGGAGGTAAGTGATGTGGACCAGAAGCCCTACACTGCCATCGCATATGGAAATGGACCAGGTTACAAGGTGGTGAATGGTGAAAGAGAGAACGTTTCCACTGTTAACTATG AGGAAGCCAACTACAAGGCCCAGTCAGCCGTTCCTCTGAACTACGAAACACACGGTGGCGAGGACGTGGCCGTGTTCGCAAAAGGTCCGCTGGCTCACCTGCTGCACGGCGTCCATGAGCAGAACTACATCCCACACGTCATGGCCTACGCGGCTTGCATCGGCAGCAACACGGCGCACTGCTCGAGTGGGACCGTCGCCGTACGCCCCGTCCTCTCCAGCATCATCACTATGCTTGCAGTCACACGTCTTCTATGCTGA
- the LOC131106101 gene encoding alkaline phosphatase-like isoform X1 encodes MKSKVQMLFIICCCFFAACLGRVNFPEEEKDPNFWRSMAQRTLQKALTLQQLNQNVAKNLILFIGDGMGVSTVTAARILKGQLSGHSGEETQLEMDKFPYMSLSKTYNTDIQVGESAAAATALLCGVKTNRGIVGLNAAAIRYQCNTSQGNEVTSIFKWAKDAGKSVGVVTTTRITGATPCATYAHTVERHWYSDSDMPEEALKGGCIDIARQLFENIPNIEVMMGGGRMYMYPKNTPDVEYPDMEQHNGTRNDGRNLIQEWVDKMKDKGGHYVWNKSQFLSLNPSRVNYLLGLFEPLDLMYEIERDTDNEPSLTEMVDMAIKILRKNPNGFYLLVEGGRIDQGHHRNKAQLALHDAVEMDRAVGRAGLLTSEFDTLTVVTADHSHVFNFGGYTYRGNDIFGLAPDLSDVDHKPFTAISYGNGPGYKLVNGERENISTVNYRDPNYRAQSAVPLKSDTHGGEDVAVYAKGPLAHLLHGVQEQSYLPYVMAYAACIGNNTAHCSDRNGTGV; translated from the exons ATGAAGTCCAAAGTGCAGATGCTCTTCATcatctgctgctgtttttttgcagcATGTCTGGGTCGAGTTAACTTTCCTG AGGAAGAAAAGGATCCCAACTTCTGGAGATCAATGGCCCAGCGGACTCTTCAAAAAGCGCTGACTCTTCAACAGCTAAACCAGAACGTAGCGAAAAACCTCATTCTGTTCATAGGTGACG GGATGGGTGTTTCCACGGTGACAGCAGCTCGGATACTGAAGGGTCAGCTGAGCGGACATTCTGGGGAGGAAACCCAGCTGGAGATGGACAAGTTTCCTTATATGTCTTTGTCCAAG ACATACAACACGGATATACAGGTGGGCGAAAGCGCTGCCGCAGCCACGGCCCTTCTGTGTGGGGTCAAGACCAACCGGGGCATAGTGGGCTTGAATGCGGCTGCTATTCGCTACCAGTGCAACACCTCCCAGGGCAACGAGGTCACTTCCATCTTCAAGTGGGCCAAGGATGCAG GAAAGTCAGTGGGAGTAGTCACAACGACTCGCATCACTGGTGCCACACCTTGTGCCACCTATGCCCATACTGTGGAACGACACTGGTACTCGGACAGCGATATGCCAGAAGAGGCGCTGAAGGGTGGATGCATAGACATTGCCAGACAACTGtttgaaaatattccaaatattgaG GTTATGATGGGTGGCGGAAGGATGTACATGTACCCGAAAAACACGCCGGATGTCGAGTATCCCGACATGGAGCAACACAACGGCACACGGAATGATGGCCGGAACCTGATACAGGAATGGGTTGACAAAATGAAGGACAAA GGAGGCCATTATGTGTGGAACAAGTCGCAATTCTTATCACTCAACCCCAGCAGAGTCAATTACTTACTAG GTCTATTCGAACCTTTGGATCTCATGTACGAAATAGAGAGGGATACGGACAACGAGCCTTCACTCACAGAGATGGTGGACATGGCCATTAAGATCCTTAGGAAGAACCCTAATGGATTTTATCTGCTGGTAGAAG GAGGACGTATCGATCAGGGTCACCACCGAAACAAGGCTCAGTTGGCCCTGCACGATGCCGTGGAAATGGATCGAGCTGTCGGTCGAGCGGGTCTCCTGACCAGCGAATTTGATACATTGACCGTTGTCACTGCCGACCATTCGCACGTGTTCAACTTTGGAGGTTACACCTACAGAGGAAATGACATATTCG GCTTGGCTCCCGATTTAAGTGATGTTGACCATAAGCCCTTCACCGCCATCTCGTATGGAAACGGACCAGGTTACAAGCTGGTCAACGGTGAAAGAGAGAACATCTCCACTGTTAACTATC GTGACCCCAACTACCGGGCCCAGTCAGCCGTCCCTCTGAAGTCTGATACGCATGGCGGCGAAGATGTGGCCGTGTACGCTAAAGGTCCACTGGCTCACCTGCTGCATGGCGTCCAAGAGCAGAGCTACCTGCCATACGTTATGGCCTACGCCGCCTGCATCGGGAACAACACGGCACACTGCTCCGATCGGAATGGGACTGGGGTGTAA
- the LOC131106101 gene encoding alkaline phosphatase-like isoform X3, with the protein MKSKVQMLFIICCCFFAACLGRVNFPEEEKDPNFWRSMAQRTLQKALTLQQLNQNVAKNLILFIGDGMGVSTVTAARILKGQLSGHSGEETQLEMDKFPYMSLSKTYNTDIQVGESAAAATALLCGVKTNRGIVGLNAAAIRYQCNTSQGNEVTSIFKWAKDAGKSVGVVTTTRITGATPCATYAHTVERHWYSDSDMPEEALKGGCIDIARQLFENIPNIEVMMGGGRMYMYPKNTPDVEYPDMEQHNGTRNDGRNLIQEWVDKMKDKGGHYVWNKSQFLSLNPSRVNYLLGLFEPLDLMYEIERDTDNEPSLTEMVDMAIKILRKNPNGFYLLVEGGRIDQGHHRNKAQLALHDAVEMDRAVGRAGLLTSEFDTLTVVTADHSHVFNFGGYTYRGNDIFGLAPDLSDVDHKPFTAISYGNGPGYKLVNGERENISTVNYRR; encoded by the exons ATGAAGTCCAAAGTGCAGATGCTCTTCATcatctgctgctgtttttttgcagcATGTCTGGGTCGAGTTAACTTTCCTG AGGAAGAAAAGGATCCCAACTTCTGGAGATCAATGGCCCAGCGGACTCTTCAAAAAGCGCTGACTCTTCAACAGCTAAACCAGAACGTAGCGAAAAACCTCATTCTGTTCATAGGTGACG GGATGGGTGTTTCCACGGTGACAGCAGCTCGGATACTGAAGGGTCAGCTGAGCGGACATTCTGGGGAGGAAACCCAGCTGGAGATGGACAAGTTTCCTTATATGTCTTTGTCCAAG ACATACAACACGGATATACAGGTGGGCGAAAGCGCTGCCGCAGCCACGGCCCTTCTGTGTGGGGTCAAGACCAACCGGGGCATAGTGGGCTTGAATGCGGCTGCTATTCGCTACCAGTGCAACACCTCCCAGGGCAACGAGGTCACTTCCATCTTCAAGTGGGCCAAGGATGCAG GAAAGTCAGTGGGAGTAGTCACAACGACTCGCATCACTGGTGCCACACCTTGTGCCACCTATGCCCATACTGTGGAACGACACTGGTACTCGGACAGCGATATGCCAGAAGAGGCGCTGAAGGGTGGATGCATAGACATTGCCAGACAACTGtttgaaaatattccaaatattgaG GTTATGATGGGTGGCGGAAGGATGTACATGTACCCGAAAAACACGCCGGATGTCGAGTATCCCGACATGGAGCAACACAACGGCACACGGAATGATGGCCGGAACCTGATACAGGAATGGGTTGACAAAATGAAGGACAAA GGAGGCCATTATGTGTGGAACAAGTCGCAATTCTTATCACTCAACCCCAGCAGAGTCAATTACTTACTAG GTCTATTCGAACCTTTGGATCTCATGTACGAAATAGAGAGGGATACGGACAACGAGCCTTCACTCACAGAGATGGTGGACATGGCCATTAAGATCCTTAGGAAGAACCCTAATGGATTTTATCTGCTGGTAGAAG GAGGACGTATCGATCAGGGTCACCACCGAAACAAGGCTCAGTTGGCCCTGCACGATGCCGTGGAAATGGATCGAGCTGTCGGTCGAGCGGGTCTCCTGACCAGCGAATTTGATACATTGACCGTTGTCACTGCCGACCATTCGCACGTGTTCAACTTTGGAGGTTACACCTACAGAGGAAATGACATATTCG GCTTGGCTCCCGATTTAAGTGATGTTGACCATAAGCCCTTCACCGCCATCTCGTATGGAAACGGACCAGGTTACAAGCTGGTCAACGGTGAAAGAGAGAACATCTCCACTGTTAACTATCGTAG GTGA
- the alpl gene encoding alkaline phosphatase, tissue-nonspecific isozyme isoform X1: MIQADWIAASGWTRHLLRSDLVDFYDKFPCCRHSKIQETSHPHSDDNMKLKVQELLIICCCCPFVACVGQAKFPEQEKDPNFWRSWAQRTLQNALTLQQLNQNRAKNLILFLGDGMGIPTVTAARILKGQLSGQPGEETQLEMDKFPYVALSKTYNTNAQVADSAGTATAYLCGVKANEGTVGVSAAAVRSQCNTTQGNEVTSILKWAKDAGKSVGIVTTTRVNHATPSAAYAHCVDRDWYSDNEMPAEALQGGCKDIARQLFENIPNIDVIMGGGRKYMYPKNTPDVEYPDIGKYNGTRNDGRNLVQEWVDKMKDKRGHYVWNKSQLLSLNPSSVNYLLGLFEPADLMYDLERNADNEPSLTEMVDMAIKILRRNPNGFYLLVEGGRIDHGHHEGKAKMSLYDAVEMDRSIGRAGLLTSVFDTMTIVTADHSHVFNFGGYTHRGNSIFGLAPEVSDVDQKPYTAIAYGNGPGYKVVNGERENVSTVNYEEANYKAQSAVPLNYETHGGEDVAVFAKGPLAHLLHGVHEQNYIPHVMAYAACIGSNTAHCSSGTVAVRPVLSSIITMLAVTRLLC, translated from the exons ATGATCCAA GCTGACTGGATCGCTGCCTCTGGGTGGACCAGGCACCTTCTGAGGTCAGATCTGGTGGATTTTTATG ACAAGTTTCCTTGCTGTCGTCATAGCAAAATCCAAGAGACAAGTCACCCTCACTCAGACGACAACATGAAGTTGAAAGTGCAGGAGCTCCTCAtcatctgctgctgctgtccgTTTGTGGCGTGTGTGGGCCAAGCCAAGTTTCCTG AACAAGAAAAGGATCCTAACTTCTGGAGATCGTGGGCCCAGCGGACCCTGCAGAATGCACTGACTCTACAACAGCTAAACCAGAACAGAGCAAAGAACCTCATCCTGTTCCTCGGCGATG GGATGGGCATTCCCACGGTGACAGCCGCCAGGATACTGAAGGGTCAGCTGAGCGGACAACCTGGGGAGGAAACCCAGCTGGAGATGGACAAGTTCCCCTATGTGGCTTTGTCCAAG ACATACAACACCAATGCCCAGGTGGCCGACAGCGCCGGCACAGCCACGGCCTATCTGTGTGGAGTCAAGGCCAATGAGGGCACAGTGGGCGTGAGCGCGGCCGCTGTTCGATCCCAGTGCAACACCACCCAGGGCAACGAGGTCACTTCCATCCTCAAGTGGGCCAAGGATGCAG GAAAATCGGTGGGAATAGTGACAACGACTCGCGTCAACCACGCCACACCCAGCGCTGCTTACGCCCACTGCGTGGACAGAGACTGGTACTCTGACAACGAGATGCCAGCGGAGGCACTGCAGGGCGGCTGCAAAGACATTGCCAGACAATTGtttgaaaatattccaaacaTTGAC GTAATAATGGGTGGAGGAAGGAAGTACATGTACCCCAAAAACACACCGGACGTAGAGTACCCTGACATAGGGAAATACAACGGCACGCGGAACGATGGCCGGAACCTGGTGCAGGAGTGGGTTGACAAAATGAAGGACAAA AGAGGCCATTATGTGTGGAACAAGTCGCAGCTCTTATCACTCAACCCCAGCAGCGTCAATTACTTACTGG GTCTATTTGAGCCTGCGGATCTTATGTACGACTTGGAGAGGAACGCTGATAACGAGCCGTCACTCACAGAGATGGTGGACATGGCCATTAAGATCCTTAGGAGGAACCCCAATGGATTTTATCTGCTGGTAGAAG GAGGTCGTATTGACCATGGTCACCACGAGGGCAAGGCCAAGATGTCCTTGTACGATGCCGTGGAAATGGATCGGTCCATCGGCCGAGCGGGTCTCCTGACCAGTGTATTTGATACAATGACCATTGTCACTGCCGACCATTCGCATGTGTTCAACTTTGGAGGTTACACGCACAGAGGAAACAGCATTTTCG GCTTAGCCCCGGAGGTAAGTGATGTGGACCAGAAGCCCTACACTGCCATCGCATATGGAAATGGACCAGGTTACAAGGTGGTGAATGGTGAAAGAGAGAACGTTTCCACTGTTAACTATG AGGAAGCCAACTACAAGGCCCAGTCAGCCGTTCCTCTGAACTACGAAACACACGGTGGCGAGGACGTGGCCGTGTTCGCAAAAGGTCCGCTGGCTCACCTGCTGCACGGCGTCCATGAGCAGAACTACATCCCACACGTCATGGCCTACGCGGCTTGCATCGGCAGCAACACGGCGCACTGCTCGAGTGGGACCGTCGCCGTACGCCCCGTCCTCTCCAGCATCATCACTATGCTTGCAGTCACACGTCTTCTATGCTGA